A single genomic interval of Gallus gallus isolate bGalGal1 chromosome 10, bGalGal1.mat.broiler.GRCg7b, whole genome shotgun sequence harbors:
- the RAB8B gene encoding ras-related protein Rab-8B isoform X4, whose translation MSNCRKAVSAGLLPAVRARARTPSLRVSYCWCCCVLALVAHGIDFKIRTIELDGKKIKLQIWDTAGQERFRTITTAYYRGAMGIMLVYDITNEKSFDNIKNWIRNIEEHASSDVERMILGNKCDMNEKRQVSKEKGEKLAIDYGIKFLETSAKSSINVEEAFFTLARDIMTKLNRKMNDSSSSGAGGPVKITENRSKKSSFFRCTLL comes from the exons ATGAGTAACTGCAGGAAAGCAGTCAGTGCAGGGCTCCTACCTGCAGTGCGGGCTCGTGCTCGGACGCCATCTCTGCGGGTCTCCtactgctggtgctgctgtgtccTGGCTTTGGTAGCTCACG GAATTGACTTCAAGATCAGAACCATAGAATTAGATGGGAAGAAAATCAAGCTACAGATATG GGATACAgcaggccaggagaggttcCGCACAATCACAACAGCTTACTACCGAGGAGCCATG gGAATTATGCTGGTGTATGACATAACAAATGAAAAGTCTTTTGACAACATAAAAAACTGGATAAGAAACATCGAAGAG CATGCCTCTTCAGATGTAGAGCGAATGATCCTGGGTAACAAGTGTGATATGAATGAAAAGAGACAAGTCtcaaaagaaaagggggaaaag TTAGCAATTGACTATGGAATCAAATTTTTGGAGACAAGTGCAAAATCCAGCATAAATGTGGAAGAG GCTTTTTTCACGCTTGCACGGGACATTATGACAAAGCTCAACAGAAAAATG aatgaCAGCAGTTCATCGGGGGCAGGTGGGCCggtaaaaataacagaaaatcgATCTAAGAAGAGCAGCTTCTTTCGATGCACGCTACTTTGA